One genomic segment of Brassica napus cultivar Da-Ae chromosome A3, Da-Ae, whole genome shotgun sequence includes these proteins:
- the LOC111214345 gene encoding bZIP transcription factor 11-like — protein MDSSSSGTTSSTIQTSSGPEENLMEQRKRKRMLSNRESARRSRKKKQKLLDDLTAQVNQLRKENSEIVTSVSITTQHYLTVEAENSVLRAQLDELSHRLESLNDIIGFLDNTNGICSNTLSGPESDDFLVSQFNMNMFYMNQPLMASSDALLY, from the coding sequence ATGGACTCGTCGTCGTCTGGAACAACTTCTTCGACGATTCAAACGTCGTCAGGACCTGAGGAGAATCTCATGGAGCAGAGAAAACGGAAGAGGATGCTCTCAAACCGTGAATCAGCGAGGAGATcaagaaagaagaaacagaagCTTCTTGACGATCTAACGGCTCAGGTTAATCAGCTTAGGAAAGAGAACAGCGAGATCGTGACAAGTGTCAGCATCACAACGCAACACTATTTAACCGTCGAAGCAGAGAACTCTGTTCTCAGAGCTCAGCTCGATGAACTCAGCCACAGGCTCGAATCTCTCAACGACATCATCGGTTTCCTTGACAATACCAACGGGATCTGTTCGAACACTCTGTCTGGTCCAGAGTCTGATGATTTCCTCGTGAGTCAGTTTAATATGAACATGTTTTATATGAACCAGCCACTCATGGCATCTTCTGATGCGTTACTGTATTAG
- the LOC106393759 gene encoding bifunctional dihydrofolate reductase-thymidylate synthase 2-like isoform X1: protein MATTLNEPQRASYQVVVAATKEMGIGKDGKLPWTLPTDLKFFKDLTLTTSDSTTKKNAVVMGRRTWESIPAKYKPLSGRLNVVLTRSSGFEIANAENVVTCRSLDSALELLAGPPYSLSIEKVFVIGGGEVLRDSLNGSRCEAIHLTEIDTCIECDTFVPAVDASAYQPWCSSLPMCENGVRFCFTTYVRVKSDDSKEALQVDWKKFSSLLPKKVFERHEEFLYLNLVDEIISSGNLKNDRTGTGTLSKFGCQMTFNLRRSFPLLTTKRVFWRGVVEELLWFISGSTNAKLLQEKGIHIWDGNASREYLDGIGLTEREEGDLGPVYGFQWRHFGAKYTDMHADYTGQGFDQLLDVVNKIKNNPDDRRIIMSAWNPSDLKLMALPPCHMFAQFYVANGELSCQMYQRSADMGLGVPFNIASYSLLTCILAHVCYLVPGDFIHVIGDAHVYKNHVRPLQEQLENPPKPFPVLKINPEKKHIDSFVAADFELIGYDPHKKIDMKVAV from the exons ATGGCTACCACTCTCAATGAGCCTCAGCGAGCTTCTTACCAAGTTGTCGTCGCCGCAACCAAGGAAATGGGCATCGGCAAAGACGGGAAACTCCCCTGGACTCTCCCTACCGATCTCAAGTTCTTCAAAGACTTAACGCTAACCACTTCTGACTCCACCACCAAGAAGAACGCTGTTGTAATGGGTAGGAGAACCTGGGAGTCCATTCCCGCAAAGTATAAGCCTCTCTCTGGTCGCCTCAACGTCGTCTTAACTCGCTCAAGCGGGTTCGAGATAGCCAACGCAGAGAACGTTGTAACGTGCAGAAGCCTAGACTCTGCGCTAGAGTTGTTAGCTGGACCTCCCTATAGTCTCTCTATCGAAAAGGTGTTTGTGATAGGAGGTGGCGAGGTCTTGAGGGATTCGTTGAACGGATCTAGATGTGAAGCCATCCACTTAACTGAGATTGATACGTGTATTGAATGTGATACGTTTGTTCCCGCGGTTGACGCTTCTGCGTATCAGCCTTGGTGTTCGTCTTTGCCAATGTGTGAGAATGGAGTTCGATTTTGCTTCACCACTTATGTTCGTGTGAAGAGTGATGACTCAAAGGAGGCACTTCAAGTTGATTGGAAgaagttttcttctcttcttcctaaGAAGGTTTTTGAACGGCACGAGGAGTTTCTATACTTGAATCTTGTTGATGAGATCATCTCTAGTGGGAACTTGAAGAACGATAGGACAGGGACTGGTACATTATCTAAGTTCGGTTGCCAG ATGACGTTCAATTTGCGGAGGAGTTTTCCACTTCTGACGACAAAG AGAGTTTTCTGGAGAGGTGTTGTTGAGGAACTTTTATGGTTCATAAGCGGTTCAACTAATGCAAAG CTACTTCAAGAAAAGGGTATCCATATCTGGGATGGGAATGCGTCAAGAGAGTATCTTGATGG TATTGGACTAACTGAGAGAGAGGAAGGTGACCTTGGACCCGTTTATGGATTTCAATGGAGACACTTTGGTGCTAA GTACACGGATATGCATGCTGATTACACTGGCCAAGGATTTGATCAGCTCTTAGATGTAGTTAACAAGATCAAGAACAATCCTGATGATCGCCGGATAATAATGTCAGCTTGGAATCCTTCTGACCTTAAGCTGATGGCACTTCCTCCTTGCCACATGTTTGCACAGTTTTACGTTGCAAACGGAGAGCTCTCGTGTCAAATGTATCAGCGCTCAGCAGATATGGGTCTTGGTGTACCGTTTAACATTGCCTCATACTCACTTCTTACATGCATCCTAGCTCATGTCTGTT ATCTTGTTCCTGGTGATTTTATCCATGTGATTGGAGATGCTCATGTTTACAAGAACCATGTTAGGCCTCTACAAGAGCAACTTGAGAACCCACCAAAACCTTTTCCT GTTTTGAAGATAAATCCAGAGAAGAAACATATAGATTCTTTTGTGGCAGCTGATTTCGAGCTCATTGGCTATGATCCTCACAAGAAAATAGATATGAAAGTGGCGGTTTAG
- the LOC106393759 gene encoding bifunctional dihydrofolate reductase-thymidylate synthase 2-like isoform X2, whose product MGIGKDGKLPWTLPTDLKFFKDLTLTTSDSTTKKNAVVMGRRTWESIPAKYKPLSGRLNVVLTRSSGFEIANAENVVTCRSLDSALELLAGPPYSLSIEKVFVIGGGEVLRDSLNGSRCEAIHLTEIDTCIECDTFVPAVDASAYQPWCSSLPMCENGVRFCFTTYVRVKSDDSKEALQVDWKKFSSLLPKKVFERHEEFLYLNLVDEIISSGNLKNDRTGTGTLSKFGCQMTFNLRRSFPLLTTKRVFWRGVVEELLWFISGSTNAKLLQEKGIHIWDGNASREYLDGIGLTEREEGDLGPVYGFQWRHFGAKYTDMHADYTGQGFDQLLDVVNKIKNNPDDRRIIMSAWNPSDLKLMALPPCHMFAQFYVANGELSCQMYQRSADMGLGVPFNIASYSLLTCILAHVCYLVPGDFIHVIGDAHVYKNHVRPLQEQLENPPKPFPVLKINPEKKHIDSFVAADFELIGYDPHKKIDMKVAV is encoded by the exons ATGGGCATCGGCAAAGACGGGAAACTCCCCTGGACTCTCCCTACCGATCTCAAGTTCTTCAAAGACTTAACGCTAACCACTTCTGACTCCACCACCAAGAAGAACGCTGTTGTAATGGGTAGGAGAACCTGGGAGTCCATTCCCGCAAAGTATAAGCCTCTCTCTGGTCGCCTCAACGTCGTCTTAACTCGCTCAAGCGGGTTCGAGATAGCCAACGCAGAGAACGTTGTAACGTGCAGAAGCCTAGACTCTGCGCTAGAGTTGTTAGCTGGACCTCCCTATAGTCTCTCTATCGAAAAGGTGTTTGTGATAGGAGGTGGCGAGGTCTTGAGGGATTCGTTGAACGGATCTAGATGTGAAGCCATCCACTTAACTGAGATTGATACGTGTATTGAATGTGATACGTTTGTTCCCGCGGTTGACGCTTCTGCGTATCAGCCTTGGTGTTCGTCTTTGCCAATGTGTGAGAATGGAGTTCGATTTTGCTTCACCACTTATGTTCGTGTGAAGAGTGATGACTCAAAGGAGGCACTTCAAGTTGATTGGAAgaagttttcttctcttcttcctaaGAAGGTTTTTGAACGGCACGAGGAGTTTCTATACTTGAATCTTGTTGATGAGATCATCTCTAGTGGGAACTTGAAGAACGATAGGACAGGGACTGGTACATTATCTAAGTTCGGTTGCCAG ATGACGTTCAATTTGCGGAGGAGTTTTCCACTTCTGACGACAAAG AGAGTTTTCTGGAGAGGTGTTGTTGAGGAACTTTTATGGTTCATAAGCGGTTCAACTAATGCAAAG CTACTTCAAGAAAAGGGTATCCATATCTGGGATGGGAATGCGTCAAGAGAGTATCTTGATGG TATTGGACTAACTGAGAGAGAGGAAGGTGACCTTGGACCCGTTTATGGATTTCAATGGAGACACTTTGGTGCTAA GTACACGGATATGCATGCTGATTACACTGGCCAAGGATTTGATCAGCTCTTAGATGTAGTTAACAAGATCAAGAACAATCCTGATGATCGCCGGATAATAATGTCAGCTTGGAATCCTTCTGACCTTAAGCTGATGGCACTTCCTCCTTGCCACATGTTTGCACAGTTTTACGTTGCAAACGGAGAGCTCTCGTGTCAAATGTATCAGCGCTCAGCAGATATGGGTCTTGGTGTACCGTTTAACATTGCCTCATACTCACTTCTTACATGCATCCTAGCTCATGTCTGTT ATCTTGTTCCTGGTGATTTTATCCATGTGATTGGAGATGCTCATGTTTACAAGAACCATGTTAGGCCTCTACAAGAGCAACTTGAGAACCCACCAAAACCTTTTCCT GTTTTGAAGATAAATCCAGAGAAGAAACATATAGATTCTTTTGTGGCAGCTGATTTCGAGCTCATTGGCTATGATCCTCACAAGAAAATAGATATGAAAGTGGCGGTTTAG